Proteins co-encoded in one Bacillus paramycoides genomic window:
- a CDS encoding WXG100 family type VII secretion target yields MAEIKITPEELERIAGNFKNAAGEAQSQINRLEGDINSLEGQWAGATQAKFRGEFIQSKQAMQQYIPILEGISTDLKRIADKFRNTDNAY; encoded by the coding sequence ATGGCAGAAATTAAAATCACACCAGAAGAACTTGAAAGAATCGCAGGAAACTTTAAAAATGCAGCAGGAGAAGCACAAAGTCAAATTAATAGACTTGAAGGCGATATTAATAGTTTAGAAGGACAATGGGCTGGGGCAACACAAGCGAAGTTCCGTGGAGAATTTATCCAATCTAAACAAGCAATGCAGCAATATATTCCAATCTTAGAGGGTATTTCAACAGACTTAAAACGTATTGCTGATAAATTCCGTAACACAGATAACGCATACTAA
- a CDS encoding tetratricopeptide repeat protein has translation MGFRPEVGEKINLNKDVYRFEKHPAVIGIEMPYGQEGRQGTVYQLQQENGVERIALKVFKERYREEKHQLAFLKPLSSLVGLKVCSRYIVTKEEHTSAIEKSEDLANSIVMPWIEGPTWADILQEQRMLSKEQCFFIAEAFLTTLKMMEENEVAHNDLSSSNVLVPFLSENAIEGQHNIELVDVEQMYGPKTKKPSLLPAGSAGYAPKYLTSGVWQKEADRFAGAILIGEILSWCSEEVRNKKWTDASYFKTEEMQTECERYTLLQQVLHNQWNGEIAKLFKQAWSSNSFAECPSFAQWYDVFNSARERIKIDAERQSAEEHSLFVSKCLEIARLLEERGFKQAALYEYKIIFNSLNPSTALQKELAYIIQTMESQEPEINNKMVLQHYLELATELERENNAAFACFVYSRIVQFPNIDQALKQEIESIIKEIEEEQGTQSQKEVAATITVPNSILQSRKQTKKQVEYDIDDEILNAKASNQPLTVAHEQSEPSPFSKWWKKNKKRILIIGSTVVVVIGGSTLFYFYTTNAKYQKFMEQARQAYDDKKYTKAEEAVGQAITVKGKDEAYLQLATIYVAEGKNKIAIDYITKLIKDREIDKENNEAAYLLASANFRIGKYQEAVQNFEQALANNAKGIEPYKKDAMRDLAVSHMKMKEFEKAEDVIVKMSTKTNEDKAIVSYLKGQLSTATVQLDKAESFFKEAIMQDSKNAIYTIELSNLYVLWNKTNLIDSAKKEMNYQQASHILQAAIQKDMKNIELLNQLGIVYYEAGQFYETRDGAKSTAAYQQALEAYNRVVSSGTRDINTLVNIGILYDKVGQGNEAEKLFTEAYAQNDENPHVNFAFGMFKIKQKKYEEASRFLRKTVQANENESEVRAAQEKLTEMKTNGWIQ, from the coding sequence ATGGGATTCCGACCAGAAGTAGGAGAAAAAATTAATCTTAATAAAGATGTTTATCGTTTTGAGAAACACCCAGCTGTAATTGGTATTGAGATGCCCTATGGTCAAGAGGGAAGACAAGGAACAGTTTATCAATTACAACAGGAAAATGGTGTAGAACGAATTGCATTAAAAGTTTTTAAGGAACGCTATCGTGAGGAAAAACATCAACTAGCATTTTTGAAACCACTTTCTTCCTTAGTGGGTCTGAAAGTATGTTCACGCTATATCGTTACTAAAGAAGAACATACATCTGCTATCGAAAAATCAGAAGATCTTGCTAATAGTATTGTAATGCCTTGGATTGAAGGTCCAACTTGGGCTGATATTTTACAAGAACAACGAATGTTATCAAAAGAACAATGTTTCTTTATTGCAGAAGCATTTCTTACAACACTTAAAATGATGGAAGAAAATGAAGTTGCTCATAATGATTTATCGTCTAGCAACGTACTTGTACCTTTCTTAAGTGAAAATGCAATTGAAGGCCAACACAATATCGAACTTGTTGATGTTGAGCAAATGTATGGCCCAAAAACGAAAAAACCTTCATTATTGCCAGCAGGTTCAGCGGGTTACGCACCAAAGTATTTGACAAGTGGAGTATGGCAAAAAGAAGCCGATCGATTTGCTGGTGCTATTTTAATAGGAGAAATATTAAGTTGGTGCAGTGAAGAAGTTCGAAATAAAAAATGGACTGATGCAAGTTACTTTAAAACGGAAGAAATGCAGACAGAATGTGAAAGATATACGTTACTTCAGCAAGTATTACATAATCAATGGAACGGGGAAATTGCAAAATTATTTAAGCAGGCATGGAGTAGTAATTCTTTCGCAGAATGCCCAAGCTTTGCACAGTGGTACGATGTATTTAATAGCGCGAGAGAAAGAATAAAAATTGATGCGGAAAGGCAGTCAGCAGAAGAACACTCTCTTTTTGTATCAAAATGTTTGGAAATTGCAAGATTATTAGAAGAGAGAGGATTTAAACAAGCGGCATTATATGAATATAAAATAATTTTCAATTCACTCAATCCATCAACAGCTCTGCAAAAAGAACTCGCATATATCATTCAAACTATGGAGAGTCAAGAGCCTGAAATAAATAATAAAATGGTCCTACAACATTATTTGGAATTAGCTACTGAATTGGAACGAGAAAACAATGCAGCATTTGCTTGTTTCGTCTATTCACGAATCGTACAATTTCCAAACATTGATCAGGCGTTAAAACAGGAAATTGAAAGCATTATTAAAGAGATAGAAGAAGAGCAAGGAACACAGTCGCAGAAAGAAGTAGCAGCTACAATTACAGTGCCAAATAGCATTCTACAGAGCCGAAAACAAACAAAAAAACAAGTGGAATATGATATAGATGATGAGATTTTAAATGCAAAAGCATCCAATCAACCACTTACAGTAGCGCATGAACAAAGTGAACCGTCACCTTTTTCTAAATGGTGGAAAAAGAATAAAAAACGGATTTTGATTATTGGTTCAACTGTAGTGGTTGTAATAGGTGGTTCGACGTTGTTTTATTTCTACACAACAAATGCTAAATATCAAAAGTTTATGGAACAAGCACGACAAGCTTATGATGATAAAAAATATACAAAAGCTGAAGAAGCTGTTGGACAGGCAATTACTGTGAAGGGTAAGGATGAGGCTTATCTCCAATTAGCAACGATTTACGTTGCTGAAGGAAAAAATAAAATTGCAATTGATTATATTACAAAACTAATAAAAGATAGAGAAATCGATAAAGAAAATAATGAAGCTGCTTATCTATTAGCTTCAGCGAATTTCCGCATTGGAAAATATCAAGAAGCAGTGCAAAATTTTGAACAAGCGCTAGCGAATAATGCAAAAGGAATTGAACCATACAAAAAAGATGCGATGCGAGATTTAGCTGTAAGCCATATGAAAATGAAAGAATTTGAAAAGGCGGAAGATGTTATTGTCAAAATGAGTACGAAAACAAATGAGGATAAGGCAATTGTTTCGTATTTAAAAGGTCAACTATCAACCGCAACTGTACAGTTAGACAAAGCAGAATCTTTCTTTAAAGAAGCTATCATGCAAGATTCAAAGAATGCCATATATACAATTGAACTTTCAAATTTATATGTACTTTGGAATAAAACAAACCTAATTGATAGTGCGAAGAAAGAAATGAATTATCAACAAGCATCGCACATTTTACAAGCAGCGATTCAAAAAGATATGAAAAATATTGAGTTATTAAATCAACTAGGAATTGTGTATTACGAAGCGGGTCAATTTTATGAAACGCGAGATGGTGCAAAGAGTACTGCTGCATATCAGCAAGCGTTAGAAGCTTACAATAGAGTTGTCAGCAGTGGAACACGCGACATAAATACGCTTGTAAATATAGGGATTTTATACGATAAAGTGGGACAAGGGAATGAAGCAGAGAAGCTTTTCACAGAAGCATACGCACAAAACGATGAAAATCCACATGTGAATTTTGCATTCGGGATGTTTAAAATTAAACAGAAAAAATACGAGGAAGCAAGTCGTTTCTTAAGAAAAACAGTGCAAGCAAATGAAAATGAATCCGAAGTAAGAGCTGCGCAAGAAAAACTAACAGAAATGAAAACAAACGGTTGGATTCAATAA
- a CDS encoding DUF975 family protein — protein sequence MISNLKREALASLKGRWGLGVGSTFLNYLIPVASMYIIGIVVFLIFGLFIDIIGPENFVYYSYGEPQINFGLILSQIIVWAIIFIIYIVVQSVMSYGYYTITLRLAKNESTTIGDLFAGFNSNNIFRAMKLGILQTIFISLWSLLFIVPGIIKFFSYSMAYYIMLEDPECTASEAIKKSKMMMKGHKLDLFITWLSFIGWFILGSLVGIFTLNLPYLWITPYYTTTVSHFYLNLVNRTNDSKEVPVINIQK from the coding sequence ATGATTAGCAATTTAAAAAGGGAAGCATTAGCCTCATTGAAAGGCCGATGGGGATTAGGGGTAGGCTCAACGTTTCTTAATTATCTCATCCCCGTAGCAAGTATGTATATCATTGGTATAGTAGTATTTCTAATTTTTGGTTTGTTTATAGATATTATAGGACCTGAGAACTTTGTATATTATTCATATGGCGAACCTCAAATTAATTTTGGATTGATTTTATCTCAAATTATTGTATGGGCTATTATTTTTATTATTTATATTGTTGTACAAAGTGTTATGAGTTACGGCTATTATACAATCACATTACGTTTAGCGAAAAATGAATCTACCACAATAGGTGATCTATTTGCTGGTTTCAATTCAAATAATATATTTAGAGCTATGAAATTAGGTATCTTACAAACAATATTTATTAGCTTATGGAGTCTTTTGTTCATTGTTCCAGGTATTATTAAATTTTTCTCTTATTCTATGGCTTACTACATTATGTTAGAGGATCCAGAATGTACAGCAAGTGAAGCAATTAAAAAAAGTAAAATGATGATGAAAGGACATAAGTTAGATTTATTTATCACTTGGTTAAGTTTCATTGGTTGGTTTATTTTAGGTTCATTGGTGGGAATATTCACACTAAATCTTCCATATCTTTGGATTACGCCATATTATACTACTACAGTATCACATTTCTATTTAAATCTAGTGAATAGAACTAATGATTCAAAAGAAGTACCAGTAATCAATATTCAAAAATAA
- a CDS encoding SseB family protein codes for MSLLEICPLDEALVEALQNEEKRVRFYEILQKTNLYVVASVEGDTTVDEEGNLISTDNTQLQIHYFEMEEGLMLPLYSDLKHLEMVIPEECPYVSMNAVELLKTIDLDANVILNPGTKFQKLFVREEIEAICDNSIFDVFSKGDK; via the coding sequence ATGAGTTTACTAGAAATTTGTCCATTAGATGAGGCGTTAGTGGAAGCTTTACAGAATGAAGAAAAAAGAGTTCGTTTTTATGAGATATTACAGAAAACAAATTTGTATGTTGTTGCTTCTGTAGAGGGAGATACAACTGTAGATGAAGAAGGAAATTTGATTTCAACTGATAATACACAATTGCAAATTCATTATTTTGAAATGGAAGAAGGATTAATGTTACCACTATATTCTGATTTGAAGCATTTAGAAATGGTTATTCCAGAAGAATGTCCGTATGTCTCTATGAATGCAGTTGAATTATTAAAGACGATAGATTTAGATGCAAATGTAATATTAAACCCAGGAACAAAATTTCAAAAATTATTTGTAAGGGAAGAAATTGAAGCGATTTGTGATAATAGTATTTTTGATGTTTTTTCTAAAGGGGATAAGTAA
- a CDS encoding WXG100 family type VII secretion target has translation MEIKVKPEQLEQIAKNISEMQTHSQNIQQNLNQSMFSIQMQWQGATSQHFYGEYMRSMRLMESYIRNLQVTEKELRRIAQKFRQADEEYQKKQNEKLKETHKKEKKHEKSWWEKGVEGAAEFIGVNDAIRAVTGKDPITGKELSSKERLIAAGWTLLNFVPVGKVASLAGKGIKYVASSFGKTIVKAGKRLGEGVTMVAGKAGKAAVDGIKTASHKVTEGVNFVASTAKGFADKIGSLWNKGATTVKTTLLQGNEKIQHAVKTLLEYKWIPGEGKGFAMAGVGNVSGGGQYSLKEAYQYMESKVVKGTGEGSRIIPGTPGIVTGGNSTKLGKNMMTEMGLRRSTKWSGYQAQHIIPSEMADNPVIKKIGMNFDDSSNGIFLRVPDDNISTMARHRGYHSVYNEVVARALNKMDINQSIDSLQKQVYDLQKNLRKLQGNGLPLYPSQGATVELWERKLKQLEIQNK, from the coding sequence TTGGAAATTAAGGTCAAACCTGAACAACTCGAACAAATTGCCAAAAACATATCAGAGATGCAAACACACAGCCAGAATATACAACAGAATCTCAATCAATCTATGTTTAGTATTCAAATGCAATGGCAAGGAGCAACGAGTCAGCATTTTTATGGGGAATATATGAGATCAATGAGACTCATGGAATCTTACATACGTAACTTACAAGTTACAGAAAAAGAATTACGGCGTATCGCTCAAAAGTTTCGTCAAGCAGATGAAGAATATCAAAAGAAACAAAATGAAAAATTGAAAGAAACCCATAAAAAAGAAAAGAAACATGAAAAATCATGGTGGGAAAAGGGAGTAGAAGGGGCAGCTGAATTCATTGGAGTAAATGATGCAATTCGTGCAGTTACCGGTAAAGATCCTATTACAGGAAAAGAATTATCATCAAAAGAAAGACTCATCGCCGCAGGATGGACACTCCTAAACTTTGTTCCTGTTGGAAAAGTGGCAAGTCTTGCTGGAAAAGGAATAAAGTATGTCGCTTCTAGCTTTGGGAAGACAATTGTAAAAGCAGGAAAAAGACTAGGCGAAGGCGTAACAATGGTAGCCGGAAAAGCTGGAAAAGCAGCTGTCGATGGCATAAAAACAGCCAGCCACAAAGTAACAGAAGGTGTAAACTTTGTAGCCTCGACAGCAAAAGGCTTTGCCGATAAAATCGGAAGTCTATGGAACAAAGGTGCTACAACCGTAAAAACAACCTTATTGCAGGGGAATGAAAAGATCCAGCACGCAGTAAAAACATTACTGGAATACAAATGGATCCCAGGTGAGGGAAAAGGCTTCGCCATGGCTGGAGTAGGAAATGTCTCAGGAGGAGGACAGTATTCTCTGAAAGAGGCTTATCAGTATATGGAGAGTAAGGTTGTTAAGGGTACGGGTGAAGGTAGTAGGATTATTCCTGGTACTCCGGGTATTGTAACAGGAGGAAATTCTACTAAATTAGGAAAAAATATGATGACAGAAATGGGGCTTAGACGTTCAACTAAATGGAGTGGATATCAAGCACAGCATATTATTCCTTCTGAAATGGCAGATAATCCTGTAATTAAAAAGATAGGTATGAACTTTGATGACTCATCAAATGGTATTTTTCTAAGAGTACCAGATGATAATATAAGTACAATGGCTAGACACAGAGGATATCATTCTGTTTACAATGAAGTAGTTGCAAGAGCATTAAATAAAATGGATATTAACCAAAGTATTGATAGTTTACAAAAGCAGGTATATGATTTGCAAAAAAATTTAAGAAAATTACAGGGGAATGGTTTACCATTGTACCCAAGCCAAGGTGCAACAGTAGAACTCTGGGAAAGAAAGCTAAAACAATTGGAAATACAAAATAAGTAA
- a CDS encoding DUF4274 domain-containing protein — MENKDISLLEELLYNTNKEDTISRIKNIDNPILLHCFAANYNWNSGFDIPNAILENKDCDLGTGLLMFHYADGYRLLESPEEVSNSPLQEWKVFILKLQNKIMNLEFKTQNISFSPELTKIQIFKLKKRNPSISDILINESPGNIIDIPKI, encoded by the coding sequence ATGGAAAATAAAGATATTAGTTTGCTTGAAGAATTACTTTATAATACAAATAAAGAGGATACAATTAGCCGAATAAAGAATATAGATAATCCAATACTCCTTCATTGTTTTGCAGCAAATTATAATTGGAATAGTGGATTTGATATACCAAATGCAATTCTTGAAAACAAAGATTGTGACTTAGGAACGGGATTACTAATGTTTCATTATGCAGACGGATATCGATTATTAGAAAGTCCAGAGGAAGTTTCGAATTCTCCATTACAAGAATGGAAGGTTTTTATATTAAAACTTCAAAATAAAATTATGAATTTGGAGTTTAAAACACAAAATATATCATTTAGCCCTGAATTAACAAAAATTCAAATATTCAAGTTGAAAAAAAGGAACCCAAGTATTTCAGATATTCTTATTAATGAGTCACCAGGAAATATAATTGATATTCCTAAAATATAA
- a CDS encoding recombinase family protein — protein sequence MEEKVVGYVRVSTEGQVREGYSLTYQVEEIERYCIENELQLLHIYEDKGISGAKVDEDGLTVEREGLQELLSDIAYHQVGKVIVLNTSRLWRSDMAKVLIQRELKKYKVDVKAIEQPNYSIYTHDPNDFLVNGMLELLDQYQRLEIALKLSRGRKKKAEQGGYAGGGVMFGYRVKKGQKVLEVDAEKAVVVRRLFELRHFFKHWSLTQLAERLNREGYRTEKGKLFTKVQVKRMLDRENFYRGVYTYGQIQTNGKHSAIL from the coding sequence ATGGAAGAGAAAGTAGTTGGTTATGTACGAGTTTCAACAGAAGGGCAAGTACGTGAAGGGTACAGTTTAACATATCAAGTAGAAGAAATTGAACGGTACTGCATTGAAAATGAACTACAACTGCTTCACATATACGAAGATAAAGGAATCAGCGGAGCGAAAGTAGATGAAGATGGATTAACAGTTGAACGTGAAGGTCTACAAGAGCTATTGTCGGATATTGCATATCATCAAGTGGGCAAAGTTATTGTATTAAATACATCTCGGTTATGGCGCTCTGATATGGCAAAAGTATTAATACAACGAGAGCTAAAGAAATACAAGGTAGATGTGAAAGCAATTGAACAACCGAATTACAGTATATATACACATGACCCCAATGACTTTTTAGTAAATGGCATGTTAGAGCTATTAGACCAATACCAACGTCTTGAAATTGCATTAAAACTAAGTAGAGGGAGAAAGAAGAAAGCGGAACAAGGTGGATATGCGGGGGGCGGTGTGATGTTTGGTTATAGAGTAAAGAAAGGGCAAAAAGTGTTAGAAGTAGATGCGGAGAAAGCGGTAGTTGTACGTAGACTATTTGAATTAAGACACTTTTTTAAACATTGGTCACTTACTCAATTGGCAGAACGACTGAATAGGGAAGGTTATCGTACAGAGAAAGGAAAGCTGTTTACGAAAGTACAAGTGAAACGCATGTTAGACCGAGAGAACTTTTATCGAGGGGTATATACATACGGGCAAATACAAACAAACGGTAAACATTCAGCAATTTTATAA
- a CDS encoding IS110 family transposase, with translation MHNRQNYLYVGVDLHKEHHTAVIINCWQEKLGEIQFENKPSAFSKFLLEVETYVCDGITVVFGLEDVGGYGRALAKYLVDHEQVVKEVNPALSFLERKSQVMIQKNDSWDAECVARILVNKFNQLPDAKPNDLFWSIQQLVSRRNALVKAQSALKNQLHIQLNHHYPSYKKFFSELDGKTALAFWQQYPSPSCLEGANIKQLTAFLLDVSNNTCSVKKASEILKLVKEDGHTMKEYQETLDFLVRSIVRDIEFKKTEMKYIERELKQLVKLLDYQLETMPGIELVTASALIAEIGDVRRFPNANKLARFAGIAPVYFGSGGKGKVHKSKQGNRALHALFYNLAVQQVQVAKGSKLPRNPVFHAYYQKKLKEGKTKGQALVCIMRRLVNIVYGMMKYKTAYELPVVEEKEVV, from the coding sequence ATGCATAATAGACAGAACTATTTGTATGTAGGAGTAGATTTACATAAGGAGCATCATACGGCTGTTATTATTAATTGTTGGCAAGAGAAACTAGGAGAAATACAATTTGAGAATAAACCATCTGCATTTTCGAAGTTCTTATTAGAAGTAGAGACATATGTGTGTGATGGGATAACTGTTGTATTTGGTTTAGAAGATGTTGGTGGTTATGGAAGAGCATTAGCGAAATATTTAGTAGACCATGAACAAGTTGTGAAAGAAGTAAATCCAGCTTTATCATTTTTAGAACGAAAAAGCCAAGTGATGATACAAAAAAATGATAGTTGGGATGCAGAATGTGTAGCACGCATATTGGTAAACAAATTTAATCAATTGCCAGATGCAAAGCCAAACGATTTATTTTGGTCGATACAACAACTAGTATCAAGAAGGAATGCATTAGTAAAAGCACAAAGTGCGTTAAAGAATCAACTACATATTCAATTAAACCATCATTATCCAAGCTATAAAAAGTTTTTCTCAGAGTTAGATGGGAAAACAGCATTAGCGTTTTGGCAGCAATATCCGTCACCCTCTTGTTTAGAGGGGGCGAATATAAAGCAATTAACAGCTTTTTTATTAGATGTTAGCAATAATACATGTTCAGTAAAGAAAGCAAGCGAAATATTAAAACTTGTAAAAGAAGATGGACATACAATGAAGGAATATCAAGAAACACTAGATTTTTTAGTAAGAAGTATTGTACGGGATATTGAGTTTAAAAAGACAGAAATGAAATACATCGAGAGAGAATTAAAACAGCTAGTAAAACTACTAGATTATCAATTAGAAACGATGCCGGGAATAGAACTTGTGACGGCATCAGCATTAATTGCAGAAATTGGAGATGTAAGACGATTTCCAAATGCCAACAAATTAGCACGATTTGCGGGGATTGCGCCTGTTTACTTTGGTTCTGGTGGGAAAGGTAAGGTGCATAAAAGCAAACAAGGAAACAGGGCGCTACACGCTTTATTTTATAATTTAGCTGTACAACAAGTGCAAGTAGCGAAAGGAAGTAAGTTACCCAGAAACCCAGTGTTTCATGCATATTATCAAAAGAAACTTAAAGAGGGAAAAACAAAAGGACAAGCATTGGTATGTATTATGAGAAGGCTTGTAAACATTGTATATGGCATGATGAAATATAAAACAGCTTATGAATTGCCGGTAGTGGAAGAAAAAGAAGTAGTTTAA
- a CDS encoding CdiA family toxin C-terminal domain-containing protein encodes MEYKWIPGEGKGFAMAGVGKVSGGGQYSLKEAYQYMESKVVKGTVGANNFKFGDNAKNHLKNVENISTKKGVSGGHNMDEFYNTLKNQGVDVEDLIISKKSHSSIEGIYEIEYKIPRKDMAGNIAEPVSYKNIKEPKTIYDPAMISDDKIYQWGKEAMQKGTINGRLVEGTASNGLKFRGYLNDTGEITNFFPILD; translated from the coding sequence CTGGAGTACAAATGGATCCCAGGCGAGGGAAAAGGCTTCGCTATGGCTGGAGTAGGAAAGGTCTCAGGAGGAGGACAGTATTCTCTGAAAGAGGCTTATCAGTATATGGAGAGTAAGGTTGTTAAAGGTACGGTTGGGGCTAATAACTTTAAATTTGGAGATAATGCTAAAAATCATTTAAAAAATGTTGAGAATATAAGCACTAAGAAAGGAGTTAGTGGTGGACATAACATGGATGAATTTTACAATACTTTGAAAAATCAGGGTGTTGATGTAGAAGACTTAATTATATCTAAAAAATCACATTCTTCAATTGAAGGGATTTATGAGATAGAATACAAAATACCTAGAAAAGATATGGCTGGAAATATTGCCGAACCTGTTTCGTATAAAAATATTAAGGAGCCTAAAACAATATACGATCCAGCAATGATTAGTGATGATAAGATATATCAGTGGGGAAAAGAAGCAATGCAAAAGGGAACAATAAATGGTAGGCTTGTTGAAGGTACTGCTTCAAATGGATTGAAGTTCAGAGGTTATTTAAATGATACTGGGGAGATAACTAACTTTTTCCCAATTCTAGACTGA